From Pandoraea vervacti, the proteins below share one genomic window:
- a CDS encoding SCO family protein, with protein MSADVRTAANAGNPGNPAIDPGQRRRARRMLVLLFAVCAAPAVAAYLMYFVFKPQGGTSAYGKLIEPQRPLPTLVVHDDESGEDLPLASLKGKWLMISADTATCDENCVSKLFYMRQIRVLQGNERTRVETLWLVTDASAVSKQIDDAYPDTRRLRADPVALAAWLPTQEGTGLRDHIYLVDPLGNLMMAFPKNADPGKIKSDLSRLLKWSGTG; from the coding sequence ATGAGTGCAGACGTGAGGACCGCCGCAAACGCGGGGAACCCCGGCAATCCCGCCATCGACCCGGGGCAGCGACGTCGGGCGCGACGTATGCTCGTCCTGCTGTTCGCCGTGTGTGCGGCGCCCGCAGTCGCGGCGTATCTCATGTATTTCGTCTTCAAACCGCAGGGCGGCACCTCGGCCTACGGCAAGTTGATCGAACCGCAGCGACCGCTACCCACATTGGTCGTCCATGATGACGAGTCCGGCGAGGACCTGCCGCTGGCGTCCCTCAAGGGCAAGTGGCTGATGATCAGTGCGGATACCGCGACCTGCGATGAGAACTGCGTCAGCAAGCTGTTCTACATGCGGCAGATCCGTGTGTTGCAGGGCAATGAGCGCACGCGCGTGGAGACACTGTGGCTCGTCACCGACGCCTCGGCCGTGTCGAAGCAGATCGACGACGCGTATCCCGACACGCGGCGTTTGCGCGCCGATCCGGTCGCCCTCGCCGCGTGGCTGCCGACACAGGAGGGCACCGGCTTGCGCGACCACATTTATCTGGTCGACCCGCTGGGCAACCTGATGATGGCGTTCCCGAAGAACGCCGATCCGGGCAAGATCAAGAGCGACCTGTCGCGACTGCTCAAATGGTCCGGCACGGGTTGA
- a CDS encoding cytochrome c oxidase assembly protein codes for MAGLRRINARTFSKLLLLVAVMFGFGYAMVPFYRAFCDLVGINQLGDRTTQISARNSQIDESRTITVEFDANAQGPLRFKPAKRSLTVHPGQMATIEYEVANQQPHEVRAQAIPSYAPAQAASYFKKIECFCFTQQTLKAGEAKEFPVVFVVDTKLPKDVNTITLSYTFFDLGKNDASQRADAPTGSQVGEASAGATGGGKGGNG; via the coding sequence ATGGCCGGCCTGCGACGCATCAACGCACGCACCTTCAGCAAGCTGTTGCTGCTCGTCGCGGTGATGTTCGGTTTCGGCTACGCGATGGTGCCGTTCTACCGCGCGTTTTGCGACCTCGTGGGCATTAACCAGCTGGGCGATCGCACCACGCAGATCAGTGCGCGTAATTCGCAGATCGACGAGAGTCGCACGATCACGGTCGAGTTCGACGCCAACGCGCAGGGACCGCTGCGCTTCAAGCCGGCGAAGCGCAGCCTGACGGTGCATCCGGGCCAGATGGCGACCATCGAATACGAAGTGGCGAATCAACAACCGCATGAAGTGCGCGCGCAGGCGATTCCGAGCTATGCGCCGGCGCAGGCGGCGAGCTACTTCAAGAAGATCGAGTGTTTCTGCTTCACGCAGCAAACCCTCAAGGCCGGTGAGGCCAAGGAGTTTCCGGTGGTGTTCGTGGTCGACACGAAGCTGCCCAAGGATGTGAATACGATCACGCTGTCCTATACTTTTTTCGATCTCGGCAAGAACGACGCCAGTCAACGCGCGGACGCCCCGACGGGTTCCCAGGTTGGCGAGGCGAGCGCAGGAGCGACAGGAGGAGGCAAGGGCGGCAATGGATGA
- a CDS encoding DUF2244 domain-containing protein, translating into MLAASSSEAGSVTKEWKHKRNCAISPRQFVLFYLSLAAVSLGVALIAAWRGGWLVLPFTGLDLLVVGVAFVIHARHATDYEVIRLSPVSLVVEQRSAQRLTQFEFNPRWVRIDIEKPPRTRIVLRSGSRSITVGAYLAPHRRETFARELRRCLAQQA; encoded by the coding sequence ATGCTCGCAGCCTCTTCTTCCGAAGCCGGATCGGTGACGAAGGAATGGAAGCACAAGCGCAACTGCGCGATATCGCCGCGCCAGTTTGTCCTGTTCTACCTGTCGTTGGCCGCCGTGTCACTGGGTGTTGCCTTGATTGCGGCGTGGCGCGGTGGGTGGTTGGTCTTGCCGTTCACAGGCCTGGACTTGCTCGTGGTGGGCGTTGCGTTCGTCATTCATGCCCGGCATGCCACAGATTACGAGGTCATTCGGTTGTCGCCCGTGAGCCTTGTGGTCGAGCAACGTTCAGCACAGAGGTTGACGCAGTTCGAGTTCAATCCCCGCTGGGTGCGCATCGACATCGAGAAGCCGCCGCGTACGCGCATCGTCTTGCGCTCGGGTAGCCGCTCGATCACCGTCGGTGCCTATCTTGCGCCGCATCGCCGCGAAACGTTTGCGCGCGAGCTGCGCCGTTGTCTTGCCCAACAGGCCTGA
- a CDS encoding FAD-dependent oxidoreductase gives MTRDRAIVLGAGVSGLTTAVAMALAGCRVAIYAAEGPAQTTSSLAAAIWHPFYQAPDLVYLARARHTYATMCRLASDAASGVIMKPLTEYFRRDAGEPWWAECAANLERVQDPGMSPRFACAYRMDVPVADTGTYLRYLMNMFLELGGTYVHRCVDDPAPLLDEADVVVNCCGYGSRRFGDDALSLSRAIVLRAARDDTVSGCHIDDSDPALPTYIVERVDDIVLGGTADPDLTSTVIAEPQIRDILHRCNGLCEGACALRVIDARIGFRPIRDKPRVARDDKHARLFHNYGHGGGGFTLSWGCAHDVLRLTGIESAGTGLE, from the coding sequence GTGACCCGTGACCGTGCCATCGTTCTCGGCGCCGGCGTTAGCGGCCTGACGACGGCTGTCGCCATGGCGCTCGCGGGATGCCGCGTTGCCATCTATGCGGCGGAGGGGCCAGCGCAGACGACGTCATCGCTGGCCGCCGCGATCTGGCATCCGTTCTATCAGGCTCCCGATCTCGTCTATCTGGCGCGCGCGCGTCACACCTACGCCACGATGTGCCGACTGGCCTCCGATGCCGCGTCAGGCGTGATCATGAAACCACTGACCGAGTACTTCCGACGCGACGCGGGCGAACCGTGGTGGGCGGAGTGCGCCGCCAATCTGGAGCGTGTGCAGGACCCGGGGATGTCGCCGCGTTTCGCCTGCGCGTACCGTATGGATGTGCCGGTCGCCGATACCGGGACATACCTCCGATATCTGATGAACATGTTCCTCGAACTCGGAGGAACTTACGTGCACCGGTGCGTCGATGACCCGGCACCGTTGCTCGACGAAGCCGACGTCGTGGTGAATTGCTGCGGCTACGGTAGCCGACGGTTTGGCGATGATGCGCTGTCGCTCTCGCGCGCAATCGTGCTGCGCGCCGCGCGTGACGATACGGTGAGCGGGTGCCATATCGACGACTCCGATCCGGCGCTGCCCACCTACATCGTCGAACGCGTGGACGACATTGTGCTGGGCGGGACGGCGGATCCGGATTTGACGTCGACCGTGATCGCCGAGCCGCAGATTCGGGACATCTTGCATCGCTGCAACGGTTTGTGCGAGGGGGCTTGCGCGTTGCGTGTGATCGACGCCCGTATCGGATTCCGGCCGATACGGGACAAGCCGCGCGTCGCGCGGGACGACAAGCATGCCCGACTGTTTCATAACTACGGTCACGGCGGTGGCGGGTTCACCTTGTCATGGGGGTGCGCACACGATGTGCTTCGCCTGACGGGCATCGAATCTGCCGGGACTGGATTGGAATGA
- a CDS encoding SURF1 family protein, with protein sequence MRPVPTVLILLGVMLSASLGVWQYQRAQMRLARQAQIEHAERAPVIALGDRAYSLADVTHRRVRVTGRFLTNRVVYLDNRPRNELPGFYVVMALQVSPEHVVLVNRGWLPRDLRDREAIMPYATPAGDVTIEGIAAQDPSRAFELGHGGSAAGLAIRQNLDVADYARETSLPLQPFVIMQTNDTGDHLLRDWPAPASGADRNYGYMVQWFGLSLILALLGLRLAYRRGRRLTSTTDGRDGLNHA encoded by the coding sequence ATGCGGCCGGTGCCGACGGTGCTGATTCTGCTGGGCGTGATGCTGAGCGCGTCGCTTGGCGTGTGGCAGTATCAGCGCGCGCAGATGCGCCTGGCGCGCCAGGCACAGATCGAACACGCAGAGCGTGCGCCGGTGATCGCACTTGGCGACAGGGCCTATTCGCTCGCAGACGTTACACACCGACGGGTCCGCGTGACCGGGCGTTTTTTGACGAACCGTGTGGTGTATCTGGACAACCGGCCGCGCAACGAATTGCCCGGCTTCTATGTGGTGATGGCGTTGCAGGTGTCGCCCGAGCACGTCGTACTCGTCAATCGTGGCTGGTTGCCGCGGGATTTGCGCGATCGCGAAGCGATCATGCCGTACGCCACCCCGGCGGGCGACGTTACGATAGAAGGCATTGCCGCACAGGATCCGTCACGTGCCTTCGAACTGGGGCACGGTGGCTCGGCTGCGGGGCTGGCGATTCGCCAGAATCTGGACGTGGCGGATTACGCGCGTGAAACGTCGCTGCCGTTGCAACCGTTCGTCATCATGCAGACGAACGACACGGGCGACCACTTGCTGCGCGACTGGCCCGCGCCGGCGAGCGGCGCGGATCGCAACTATGGTTATATGGTGCAGTGGTTCGGCCTGTCGTTGATACTGGCGTTGCTCGGTCTGCGACTGGCGTATCGACGCGGCCGTCGGCTGACGTCGACCACCGATGGGCGCGATGGGCTAAATCACGCGTAA
- a CDS encoding flavin reductase family protein, translated as MELDPSTLDEGKIYNFMMSTILPRPIAWISTIDAQGRPNLAPYAYFMGVCCVPMTVLFCPVVPPRPKRKKDTLCNIEAVPEFVVNVASASCIDAVNLSAAPLPAGESEFDLTGTTPVASSRVRPPRVKEAAVAYECRVRDVIEISAAPGGGWIVLGTVLMAHVDDALLDPDTCHVDLHGLRPVGRLGGGSFTNAAADTFTLTRYRTLADLATRK; from the coding sequence ATGGAACTGGACCCGTCGACGCTCGACGAGGGGAAGATTTACAACTTCATGATGAGTACGATCCTGCCCCGCCCGATCGCGTGGATCAGTACGATCGACGCGCAGGGCAGGCCGAACCTGGCGCCATATGCCTACTTCATGGGGGTATGTTGTGTGCCGATGACCGTGTTGTTCTGCCCGGTCGTGCCGCCACGGCCCAAGCGCAAGAAAGACACCTTGTGCAACATCGAAGCGGTACCGGAGTTTGTGGTCAATGTCGCGAGCGCATCGTGCATCGACGCGGTCAATCTGTCTGCCGCTCCGCTGCCCGCAGGGGAGTCGGAATTCGATCTCACCGGGACGACCCCGGTGGCGTCGTCGCGGGTGCGTCCACCACGCGTCAAGGAAGCCGCCGTAGCGTACGAGTGCCGCGTGCGCGACGTCATCGAAATCAGTGCAGCGCCGGGCGGCGGATGGATCGTGCTGGGGACGGTGCTCATGGCGCACGTCGACGACGCGTTGCTCGATCCAGACACCTGCCATGTGGACTTGCACGGGCTGAGGCCGGTGGGGCGTCTCGGCGGGGGATCGTTCACGAACGCGGCGGCCGATACCTTCACGTTGACGCGCTACAGGACGCTTGCCGATCTGGCGACACGCAAGTGA
- the ctaD gene encoding cytochrome c oxidase subunit I — MSSIAHDHVAGHDDHAHDHPHGWRRWLFATNHKDIGTMYMIFSFVMLLSGGVMALMIRAELFEPGLQFIRPEFFNQLTTMHGLVMIFGAIMPAFVGFANWMIPLQIGASDMAFARMNNFSFWLLPVGGLLLISSFLVPGGATAAGWTMYAPLSVQMGPGQDLAIFGAHILGASSIMGAINIIVTILNMRAPGMTLMKMPMFVWTWLITAYLLIAVMPVLAGAITMLLTDRHFGTSFFNAAGGGDPVMYQHIFWFFGHPEVYIMILPAFGIVSQVIPAFSRKPLFGYSSMVYATASIAILSFMVWAHHMFVTGMPVTGQLFFMYATMLISVPTGVKVFNWVATMWKGALTFETPMLFAVGFLFVFTMGGFTGLMLSLAPLDIQMHGTYYVVAHFHYVLVAGSLFALFSGFYYWVPKWTGHMYNEWRGKFHFWGSLITFNVTFFPMHFLGLAGMPRRYADYPAQFTDFNQLATIGAFGFGLMQVYFLFWVALPAWRGGKAADAKPWDGAEGLEWTVPSPAPFHTFETPPKVH, encoded by the coding sequence ATGAGTTCCATCGCTCACGATCACGTGGCGGGTCACGACGATCACGCGCACGACCATCCGCACGGATGGCGTCGGTGGCTGTTCGCGACGAATCACAAGGACATCGGCACGATGTACATGATCTTCTCGTTCGTCATGCTGCTCTCGGGCGGCGTGATGGCCTTGATGATCCGTGCCGAATTGTTCGAGCCGGGCTTGCAGTTCATCCGCCCGGAGTTCTTCAATCAGCTCACCACCATGCACGGACTGGTGATGATTTTCGGCGCGATCATGCCGGCGTTCGTAGGTTTCGCGAACTGGATGATTCCGTTGCAGATCGGCGCTTCGGACATGGCGTTCGCGCGCATGAACAACTTCAGCTTCTGGCTGCTGCCGGTCGGCGGTCTGCTGCTGATTTCGTCGTTCCTCGTGCCGGGCGGCGCCACTGCTGCCGGCTGGACGATGTACGCCCCCCTGTCGGTACAGATGGGACCGGGCCAGGATCTGGCGATCTTCGGGGCCCACATTCTGGGCGCGTCGTCGATCATGGGCGCGATCAACATCATCGTCACGATTCTGAACATGCGCGCGCCGGGCATGACGCTCATGAAGATGCCGATGTTCGTGTGGACGTGGCTGATTACCGCTTATCTGCTCATCGCCGTGATGCCGGTGCTCGCCGGCGCGATCACGATGCTGCTTACGGACCGTCACTTCGGGACGTCGTTCTTCAACGCGGCGGGTGGCGGCGACCCGGTCATGTATCAGCACATCTTCTGGTTCTTCGGACACCCGGAGGTGTACATCATGATTTTGCCGGCCTTCGGGATCGTCTCGCAGGTCATTCCGGCGTTCTCGCGCAAGCCGCTCTTCGGCTATAGCTCGATGGTGTACGCCACGGCATCGATCGCGATTCTGTCGTTCATGGTGTGGGCGCACCACATGTTCGTCACGGGCATGCCGGTCACGGGGCAGCTGTTCTTCATGTACGCGACCATGCTGATCTCCGTGCCCACGGGCGTGAAGGTCTTCAACTGGGTCGCCACGATGTGGAAGGGCGCGCTGACGTTCGAGACGCCGATGCTCTTCGCCGTCGGCTTCCTCTTCGTGTTCACGATGGGCGGCTTCACCGGCCTGATGCTCTCGCTCGCGCCGCTCGATATCCAGATGCACGGGACTTACTACGTGGTGGCGCACTTCCACTATGTGCTGGTGGCCGGTTCACTCTTCGCGCTGTTCTCAGGGTTCTATTACTGGGTACCGAAGTGGACAGGCCACATGTACAACGAGTGGCGCGGCAAGTTCCACTTCTGGGGCTCGCTCATCACGTTCAACGTGACGTTCTTCCCGATGCACTTCCTGGGGCTGGCCGGCATGCCGCGTCGCTATGCCGACTACCCGGCGCAATTCACCGACTTCAACCAGTTGGCGACCATCGGCGCCTTCGGTTTCGGCCTGATGCAGGTGTACTTCCTGTTCTGGGTGGCGCTGCCGGCATGGCGCGGTGGCAAGGCCGCCGACGCCAAACCGTGGGACGGTGCGGAAGGGCTGGAGTGGACCGTGCCGAGCCCGGCGCCGTTCCATACCTTCGAGACGCCGCCGAAGGTGCATTGA
- a CDS encoding COX15/CtaA family protein yields MLYLLELGFIGLCIAVLPLGWVVLRRDANKYRKLAWVTTYLTLDLIMFGGFTRLTDSGLGCPDWPGCYGTSSPFAAHADIHAAQLLLPSGPVTFVKAWIEMIHRYFAMAVGVLIIVLMVMAWVKRRELKQSPWLATGLLVLVCVQGAFGAWTVTMKLQPVIVSIHLMLALTLLGSLAWLASRQMPLASVAADPGALRWRTAALIGLALLVFQIALGGWVSTNYAVLACTDFPTCQGQWIPPMDFHNGFKLWRELGKTAGGEVIPMDALVAIHWAHRTFAVVVVLYLAWLASRLRRHAALRRLSILVLILVLVQFATGLSNIVFQWPLLNAIAHNGGAAVLLLLLVMLNYRIRAAGLVQEFEAAPFASGLMNQADLSARQTPLSTAEPAAAPLGAPTGPA; encoded by the coding sequence ATGCTTTACCTTCTGGAACTGGGCTTCATCGGCCTGTGCATCGCGGTGCTGCCGCTCGGCTGGGTGGTGTTGCGCCGTGACGCCAACAAGTACCGCAAACTGGCCTGGGTGACGACCTATCTCACGCTCGACCTGATCATGTTCGGCGGCTTCACACGGCTGACGGATTCGGGGCTGGGCTGTCCCGACTGGCCGGGGTGCTACGGCACGTCGTCGCCGTTTGCGGCGCACGCCGACATCCACGCCGCGCAACTGCTGTTGCCGAGCGGGCCGGTCACCTTCGTGAAGGCGTGGATCGAGATGATCCACCGCTATTTCGCCATGGCGGTGGGCGTGCTCATCATCGTGCTGATGGTCATGGCCTGGGTGAAGCGCCGCGAACTGAAGCAGTCGCCGTGGCTCGCCACAGGGTTGCTGGTCCTCGTTTGCGTGCAAGGCGCATTCGGCGCATGGACGGTCACGATGAAGCTCCAGCCGGTGATCGTGTCCATTCACCTGATGCTGGCGCTCACACTATTGGGCTCGCTTGCCTGGCTGGCCTCGCGACAGATGCCGCTCGCGAGCGTCGCCGCCGACCCCGGGGCCTTGCGGTGGCGCACTGCGGCGCTGATCGGCCTGGCGTTGCTCGTCTTCCAGATTGCCCTTGGCGGATGGGTAAGTACCAACTACGCTGTATTGGCATGTACCGACTTCCCAACGTGTCAGGGTCAATGGATACCGCCGATGGACTTCCACAACGGCTTCAAGCTGTGGCGTGAACTGGGCAAGACGGCTGGCGGCGAGGTGATTCCCATGGACGCGCTCGTGGCAATCCATTGGGCGCATCGCACTTTCGCCGTGGTCGTGGTGCTGTATCTGGCGTGGCTGGCGAGCCGGCTGCGACGTCATGCCGCGCTCAGAAGGCTGTCGATTCTGGTATTGATACTGGTGCTCGTGCAATTTGCCACGGGGCTGTCGAACATCGTTTTCCAATGGCCGTTGCTCAACGCCATCGCGCACAACGGCGGGGCGGCCGTCCTGCTGCTTTTGCTCGTCATGTTAAACTACCGCATTCGCGCCGCCGGGCTCGTCCAAGAGTTTGAAGCGGCGCCTTTTGCGTCCGGCCTGATGAATCAGGCAGACCTTTCGGCCCGCCAGACGCCTCTCTCCACCGCGGAGCCGGCTGCCGCACCGCTCGGCGCCCCCACTGGCCCGGCGTAG
- a CDS encoding cytochrome c oxidase subunit 3: protein MSGQHQTAPYYFVPAPSRHPVSCSVGLLVVLASAAAWVNGLSWAPWTALVGLLWVLWVLRSWFGDSIAESEGGLYSKRIDVSYRWGMSWFIFSEVMFFGAFFGALFYARTLAMPWLGDLDNKLLWPDFTAVWPNTGPAGVVDAFETMGPWPIPTLNTALLLTSGVTLTISHHALRANHRGSAIFWLFATVVLGFVFLGFQAYEYHHAYTELNLKLTSGVYGSTFFLLTGFHGFHVMMGAIMLSVMLVRLMKGHFTPDHHFGFEGAAWYWHFVDVVWLGLYVVVYWL, encoded by the coding sequence ATGAGTGGTCAACACCAAACGGCGCCTTACTACTTCGTGCCGGCCCCCTCGCGTCACCCGGTGAGCTGCAGCGTCGGCTTGCTGGTGGTGCTCGCATCGGCCGCCGCGTGGGTCAACGGACTATCGTGGGCGCCGTGGACGGCGCTGGTCGGCCTGCTATGGGTGCTTTGGGTGCTGCGCAGCTGGTTCGGCGACTCCATCGCAGAGTCCGAAGGCGGCCTGTACAGCAAGCGCATCGATGTGTCCTACCGCTGGGGCATGAGCTGGTTCATCTTCTCGGAGGTGATGTTCTTCGGCGCATTCTTCGGGGCGTTGTTCTACGCACGTACGCTGGCCATGCCATGGTTGGGCGACCTCGATAACAAGCTGCTGTGGCCCGACTTTACCGCTGTGTGGCCGAACACCGGCCCGGCGGGTGTGGTCGATGCGTTCGAGACGATGGGCCCGTGGCCGATCCCGACGCTCAACACGGCACTGCTGCTCACCTCGGGCGTCACGCTGACGATTTCGCACCACGCTCTGCGTGCGAACCATCGTGGCAGCGCGATCTTCTGGCTGTTCGCTACCGTCGTGCTCGGCTTCGTATTCCTGGGCTTCCAGGCGTATGAATATCACCACGCTTACACCGAACTGAACCTGAAGCTGACCTCGGGCGTCTATGGCTCGACGTTCTTCCTGCTCACCGGCTTTCACGGTTTTCACGTGATGATGGGCGCAATCATGCTCTCCGTCATGCTGGTGCGTCTGATGAAGGGGCACTTCACGCCGGATCATCACTTCGGTTTCGAAGGCGCAGCCTGGTACTGGCACTTTGTGGACGTGGTCTGGCTCGGGCTGTACGTCGTCGTGTACTGGCTCTGA
- a CDS encoding cytochrome oxidase small assembly protein, whose product MALSREQRAKNLRTGLILGSVVLAFFVGVMIKTKLLGGI is encoded by the coding sequence ATGGCGCTCAGTCGCGAACAGCGGGCGAAGAACCTGCGCACCGGGCTGATTCTCGGCTCGGTCGTGCTGGCCTTCTTCGTCGGCGTGATGATCAAGACCAAGCTGTTGGGCGGTATCTGA
- the cyoE gene encoding heme o synthase: MKSTTLPHPPASRIAQYWALTKPRVTQLAVFCAVIGMFLSTRGMVPWQVLIGGTIGIWLLAGSAFAVNCLIEQRVDALMRRTAWRPSARGEIAPWQIIVFSTILGGAGMVVLYTFTNALTMWLTLGTFVGYALIYTIILKPSTPQNIVIGGAAGAMPPALGWAAVTGAVPADAWILVLIIFVWTPPHFWALALYRRQDYVNSGLPMLPITHGEKYTRLQILLYSVVLFAVSLLPFAHRMSGYLYLVSAVVLSGIFLGYAVKLWRKYSDELSRSMFRYSIVYLSLLFAALLVDHYVQIYLLG, from the coding sequence ATGAAAAGCACGACCCTTCCCCATCCGCCAGCCAGCCGTATCGCGCAGTACTGGGCGCTGACCAAGCCCCGCGTGACGCAGCTCGCTGTGTTCTGTGCCGTGATCGGCATGTTCCTGTCCACGCGCGGCATGGTGCCGTGGCAGGTGCTGATCGGCGGCACCATCGGCATCTGGCTGCTCGCCGGATCCGCCTTCGCCGTGAACTGCCTGATCGAGCAACGCGTGGATGCGCTCATGCGCCGCACCGCGTGGCGTCCGTCCGCACGCGGCGAGATCGCCCCGTGGCAAATCATCGTCTTCTCGACGATTCTGGGCGGCGCCGGCATGGTGGTGCTCTACACGTTCACCAATGCGCTGACGATGTGGCTCACGCTGGGGACGTTCGTCGGCTATGCGTTGATCTACACCATCATCCTCAAGCCCTCCACGCCGCAGAACATCGTGATCGGCGGCGCTGCCGGGGCGATGCCGCCCGCGCTGGGCTGGGCGGCGGTCACCGGCGCCGTGCCGGCCGACGCGTGGATTCTCGTGCTCATCATCTTCGTGTGGACGCCGCCGCACTTCTGGGCGCTCGCCCTCTATCGCCGTCAGGACTACGTGAACTCCGGTCTGCCCATGCTGCCGATCACGCACGGCGAGAAGTACACGCGTCTGCAAATCCTGCTCTACAGCGTGGTGCTGTTCGCCGTGTCGTTGCTGCCGTTCGCGCATCGCATGAGCGGGTATCTGTATCTGGTGAGCGCCGTGGTGCTCTCGGGCATCTTCCTGGGATACGCCGTCAAGCTGTGGCGCAAGTATTCCGATGAGCTCTCGCGCTCGATGTTCCGCTACTCGATCGTCTATCTTTCGCTGCTGTTCGCGGCGTTGCTCGTCGATCATTACGTACAGATCTATCTGCTGGGCTGA
- a CDS encoding twin transmembrane helix small protein — protein MRIIVAIAFVLILGSLASALFFMMRDKGRSNRTVQSLAVRVGLSVTLFLLILFANWMGWIHSTGIRY, from the coding sequence ATGCGCATCATCGTTGCCATCGCCTTCGTCCTGATTCTCGGCAGTCTGGCGTCCGCATTGTTTTTCATGATGCGGGACAAGGGCCGATCGAACCGCACCGTGCAATCGCTCGCCGTGCGCGTCGGCCTGTCGGTGACGCTGTTCCTGCTCATCCTGTTCGCCAACTGGATGGGCTGGATTCACAGCACGGGCATACGATACTGA
- a CDS encoding DUF2970 domain-containing protein, whose product MDDLKEATQRKLSFFQTIGAVFWSFFGVRKGRDHDRDMAQLNPVHLIVAGLIGGILFVVALVFLAKLAIRLAT is encoded by the coding sequence ATGGATGACCTGAAGGAGGCGACCCAGCGCAAACTGTCGTTCTTCCAGACCATCGGTGCGGTGTTCTGGTCGTTTTTCGGTGTGCGCAAGGGACGTGATCACGACCGCGACATGGCGCAGCTCAACCCTGTGCATCTGATCGTTGCGGGACTGATCGGGGGCATCCTGTTCGTCGTGGCGCTGGTATTTCTGGCGAAGCTCGCCATTCGGCTCGCGACGTGA
- a CDS encoding autoinducer binding domain-containing protein, protein MCATRHFTQHAFSDGLGALRAASDFDGLRAVLPSLCASLGHRFFRYCGRFPLPDGTVATPRFDNLLRDWRQRYEQHYEAIDPALALAARQLTPIEWTTGLYTSPEALCLLDEQRAAGLRFGVTYPVFTPCGASGTLSLSSPRRATLRRHAPRLCDTATNGAHVWREHAGVVLATHLHEAVWRFVQRDMAARAKHRAAPALTPRERECLRWVARGKTSWEIGRILTISEHGVVFHLRSVMRKFGVSSRHRAAKLASDYGLLEDTETRRVPELTCVSPDRQASCSAST, encoded by the coding sequence ATGTGCGCCACGCGACACTTCACCCAACATGCGTTTTCCGACGGTCTCGGCGCCCTGCGGGCCGCCAGTGATTTCGACGGCCTGCGCGCCGTGTTGCCATCGCTGTGCGCATCGCTCGGTCATCGGTTCTTTCGCTACTGCGGCCGTTTCCCGCTGCCCGACGGCACCGTTGCGACGCCACGATTCGACAATCTCCTGCGCGACTGGCGGCAACGTTACGAGCAGCACTATGAGGCGATCGATCCGGCGCTCGCGCTTGCGGCGCGTCAGCTCACGCCCATCGAATGGACCACCGGGTTGTACACGTCCCCCGAAGCCTTGTGCCTGCTCGATGAGCAGCGCGCCGCGGGGTTGCGCTTTGGTGTGACGTACCCCGTCTTCACGCCCTGCGGTGCGTCGGGCACACTGAGCTTGTCGTCGCCGCGTCGTGCGACATTGCGCCGTCACGCGCCACGCCTGTGCGACACGGCGACGAACGGCGCGCACGTGTGGCGAGAGCATGCGGGAGTGGTGCTGGCCACGCATCTGCACGAGGCGGTCTGGCGCTTCGTGCAACGCGACATGGCCGCTCGTGCGAAGCACCGCGCAGCACCGGCATTGACACCTCGCGAGCGAGAGTGTCTGAGGTGGGTTGCGCGCGGCAAGACGTCGTGGGAGATCGGCCGCATTCTCACGATTTCCGAGCACGGCGTGGTGTTCCATTTGCGCTCCGTCATGCGCAAGTTCGGCGTGTCGAGTCGTCATCGCGCCGCGAAGCTGGCCAGCGACTATGGACTGCTCGAGGACACCGAAACCCGCCGAGTGCCCGAGCTCACTTGCGTGTCGCCAGATCGGCAAGCGTCCTGTAGCGCGTCAACGTGA